Proteins encoded together in one Aminipila butyrica window:
- a CDS encoding phage portal protein, whose translation MNVLKRIYNKIMQNVGGRTADMQSGELLEWLGISKTPKHLVSEVTYFTCLKMLSETLGKMPLKLYQNTEDGIKKAKPNKAHRLLNLRPNDIMTPSIFWAAVEQNRNHYGNAYVWIRRQFRRAKYGGSFEIMDFWIMPSDSVRVYVDDSGIFGAKGSIWYSYVDQYAGQDYVFRPSEVMHFKTSYSFDGILGIPVKDILKSTLEGGLESQNFMNNLYRTGLTGKAALEYTGDLDETAQKRLVAGFERFANGAANAGKIVPVPLGMKLIPLDIKLTDSQFFELKKFSALQIAGALGIKPNQINDYEKSSYANSEMQQLSFYVDTELFILKQYEEEINYKTLTEEELKEGLFYKFNEKVILRTDSQTQIEMLSRAVNNGIYTPNEAREYLDKPREKGGDGLFMNGNYIPIEMVGKQYDKEGGAADAGEE comes from the coding sequence TTGAATGTATTAAAAAGAATTTACAATAAGATAATGCAGAACGTAGGGGGAAGGACAGCAGACATGCAGAGTGGAGAGCTGCTGGAGTGGCTGGGAATTAGCAAAACCCCTAAGCACCTTGTGAGTGAAGTGACCTATTTCACTTGCCTGAAAATGCTGTCTGAAACCCTGGGCAAGATGCCGCTGAAATTATACCAGAACACAGAAGACGGCATTAAGAAGGCGAAGCCAAACAAGGCTCATCGATTGCTCAACCTCAGGCCAAACGACATCATGACGCCTTCGATTTTCTGGGCGGCAGTGGAGCAAAACCGTAATCATTACGGTAATGCCTACGTTTGGATTAGGAGGCAGTTTAGAAGGGCGAAGTACGGCGGCAGTTTTGAAATCATGGATTTCTGGATTATGCCATCTGACAGCGTCCGGGTCTATGTGGACGATTCAGGGATATTCGGAGCTAAAGGCTCCATCTGGTATAGCTATGTGGATCAATACGCTGGGCAAGATTATGTATTTCGGCCCAGTGAAGTAATGCACTTTAAGACCTCATACAGCTTTGATGGAATCCTAGGCATTCCGGTAAAGGATATCTTAAAATCAACCTTGGAAGGTGGTCTTGAAAGCCAGAATTTCATGAATAACCTATATAGGACAGGCCTAACCGGAAAAGCGGCGCTAGAATACACGGGAGATCTGGATGAAACCGCACAGAAACGGTTAGTTGCAGGCTTTGAACGCTTTGCAAACGGGGCTGCAAACGCCGGTAAGATTGTTCCGGTACCTTTGGGGATGAAGCTGATTCCCCTCGATATCAAGCTTACGGACAGTCAATTTTTTGAATTAAAGAAATTCAGTGCCTTGCAAATTGCTGGGGCTCTTGGTATCAAGCCAAACCAGATTAATGATTACGAGAAATCCTCCTATGCTAACTCTGAGATGCAGCAGCTAAGCTTCTATGTTGACACGGAGCTCTTCATTTTGAAACAGTATGAGGAAGAAATAAACTATAAGACACTTACAGAAGAAGAGCTCAAAGAAGGGCTCTTTTATAAATTCAATGAGAAAGTTATCCTGCGCACCGACAGCCAAACTCAAATAGAGATGTTGTCGAGAGCTGTGAATAATGGAATCTATACACCGAATGAAGCCAGGGAATACCTGGACAAGCCAAGAGAGAAGGGGGGAGATGGGCTTTTTATGAACGGAAACTATATTCCAATTGAGATGGTTGGAAAGCAATATGACAAGGAGGGAGGTGCAGCTGATGCCGGAGAAGAATAA
- a CDS encoding head maturation protease, ClpP-related: MPEKNKKYWEFKAKVQDEADLYLYIEIASWGAGYAAHSAQSFKRELDALGEIKTLNVYINSPGGDVFEGNAIYNILSRKAKKCAVNVYVDGLAASIASVIAMAGTKIIMPNNAMMMIHNAWCVTWGNSGELREAAEMLDKVNLTIRQAYLNKAGDVLEQDALITLMDEESWLTAQECLDYGLCDEVIGEKQVAAKFDPALLKNFKNAPTEFFTLRPDGAREDPEDKRHEPAEKPAAQLDHAAEKERLLLEIDFT; encoded by the coding sequence ATGCCGGAGAAGAATAAAAAATATTGGGAGTTTAAAGCGAAAGTCCAAGATGAGGCAGATTTATACCTGTACATAGAAATTGCATCATGGGGCGCAGGCTATGCCGCTCATTCTGCGCAAAGCTTTAAGCGCGAGCTGGATGCTCTAGGAGAAATCAAGACCCTTAACGTCTATATCAATTCCCCGGGTGGTGATGTGTTTGAGGGCAATGCCATCTACAACATCCTAAGCCGGAAGGCGAAGAAATGTGCTGTAAACGTCTATGTAGATGGGCTGGCTGCTAGTATCGCATCGGTCATCGCCATGGCAGGGACCAAGATTATTATGCCAAACAACGCTATGATGATGATACACAACGCTTGGTGTGTCACCTGGGGCAATTCCGGGGAGCTTCGCGAAGCAGCAGAGATGCTGGACAAGGTGAATTTGACAATCCGGCAGGCCTATTTAAACAAGGCAGGAGATGTCTTAGAGCAAGATGCTTTGATAACGCTTATGGATGAGGAATCGTGGCTAACGGCGCAAGAATGTCTTGATTATGGGCTATGCGATGAGGTGATTGGCGAGAAGCAAGTTGCAGCTAAGTTTGACCCAGCTCTACTGAAAAACTTCAAAAATGCGCCAACTGAATTTTTCACCCTTCGACCGGATGGCGCAAGAGAAGATCCCGAGGACAAGAGGCATGAGCCGGCGGAAAAACCGGCCGCACAGCTAGATCATGCAGCCGAGAAAGAACGACTTTTACTGGAAATTGATTTTACTTAG
- a CDS encoding phage major capsid protein, with protein MNEKLLKMLNSINAKKAEAKQLLEDDKVDEAKIAKAELERMQAAFDIAKDLYDEEQEEAEEDIATGKAKEVTDKKDGILGAFVNVVKAGILKRPASEKDLEILNLMTEKDPNGQGVSDGGVTVPEDLRTQIKELRRTEDALELLVNTEPVSTLSGSRVIEANADQVPFDNVEEAAQFPDVDTPQFITIDYKVKKKGGILKVTRELLQDTAENIIGYLRKWIAKKAKVTRNFLILAQLEESFGGANTHAVSGFDDLKDIFNTMLDPAIALGAKVLTNQDGFNWLDKLKDQDKKYILQPNPVNATQRLLFGVYPVIVASNKVLKSTVEGTDKKIPLYCGDFKEAITIFDRETLSIEFSTEAGDLWSKDLTGAKVRERLDIKTIDEEAVVKGEVTVTV; from the coding sequence ATGAATGAAAAATTATTAAAAATGCTTAATTCTATTAATGCAAAGAAAGCAGAAGCCAAACAGCTTTTAGAGGATGACAAGGTAGACGAGGCAAAGATAGCTAAGGCGGAGCTAGAAAGGATGCAAGCCGCTTTTGACATTGCCAAGGATCTTTACGACGAAGAACAGGAAGAAGCTGAGGAGGACATTGCAACCGGCAAGGCGAAAGAAGTCACTGATAAGAAGGACGGCATCCTAGGGGCTTTTGTTAATGTAGTTAAGGCCGGCATATTGAAGCGGCCCGCGAGCGAAAAGGACCTTGAAATCTTAAATCTGATGACTGAAAAAGATCCAAACGGGCAAGGCGTGTCTGATGGTGGCGTAACCGTTCCGGAGGACCTACGCACGCAGATTAAAGAGCTGAGAAGAACAGAAGATGCTCTTGAGTTGCTTGTTAATACAGAGCCCGTTTCTACGTTAAGCGGCAGCCGGGTAATTGAAGCCAACGCGGACCAGGTACCCTTTGACAACGTAGAGGAAGCTGCCCAGTTTCCGGATGTTGATACGCCGCAGTTTATCACGATTGACTACAAGGTCAAGAAAAAGGGAGGCATCTTAAAAGTCACCAGAGAACTCTTACAGGATACCGCGGAGAATATCATCGGGTACCTGAGAAAGTGGATTGCCAAGAAGGCAAAGGTCACCAGGAATTTCTTAATCCTTGCACAGCTGGAGGAAAGCTTTGGAGGAGCAAATACGCATGCCGTAAGTGGTTTTGATGACCTTAAGGACATCTTTAACACAATGCTCGATCCAGCCATCGCTCTGGGCGCTAAGGTGCTGACCAACCAAGACGGTTTCAACTGGCTTGACAAGCTAAAGGACCAGGATAAAAAGTACATCTTGCAGCCTAACCCGGTAAATGCAACGCAGCGCCTGCTGTTTGGCGTGTACCCGGTGATTGTTGCCTCCAACAAGGTACTGAAATCCACTGTTGAGGGAACAGATAAAAAGATTCCGCTGTACTGTGGCGATTTCAAAGAAGCAATTACAATCTTTGACCGGGAGACCCTGTCGATTGAGTTCTCTACGGAGGCGGGTGACTTATGGAGTAAGGACCTTACTGGTGCAAAGGTTCGGGAGCGACTGGACATTAAGACGATTGATGAAGAAGCTGTTGTTAAGGGAGAAGTGACGGTAACTGTGTAA
- a CDS encoding head-tail connector protein yields the protein MSAETAMLEEVKDYLRVDGSDDDSQVKGLISAADIYLENAGAVKDYDNNLYKLAVKILVTHWYENRLPVGEVTEEMAFSLRHILLQLKYCYGGDET from the coding sequence ATGAGCGCTGAAACAGCCATGCTTGAGGAAGTAAAAGATTATCTGCGCGTGGATGGATCTGATGATGATTCTCAGGTCAAGGGTCTTATTTCAGCCGCAGACATTTACCTGGAGAATGCCGGAGCAGTGAAAGACTATGATAACAATCTATATAAGCTTGCTGTCAAGATTCTGGTGACACACTGGTATGAGAATCGGCTGCCGGTTGGAGAGGTAACGGAAGAAATGGCCTTTTCGCTTCGCCACATCTTGCTGCAATTGAAATATTGTTACGGTGGTGATGAAACATGA
- a CDS encoding phage head closure protein gives MNPGKYRNKITFLKREHGQDDYGEQVDEWTAFKTVWAAKDPLLGNEFFKAVATEAKVEVKFNSRYITGITGDMRIQHDNEIYEILSAIDVKSLHKELLCYCRRIPDGEG, from the coding sequence ATGAATCCAGGAAAATACAGAAATAAGATTACATTTCTGAAAAGAGAGCATGGTCAAGATGATTACGGAGAGCAGGTAGACGAATGGACAGCCTTTAAGACCGTCTGGGCAGCTAAGGACCCACTACTTGGAAATGAGTTTTTTAAGGCCGTGGCCACGGAAGCGAAAGTGGAGGTGAAATTCAACTCTCGGTACATTACAGGAATCACGGGTGATATGCGAATCCAGCACGATAATGAAATTTACGAGATTCTTTCAGCCATCGACGTTAAATCTCTCCATAAAGAACTTTTGTGTTATTGCAGGAGGATACCAGATGGTGAAGGTTAA
- a CDS encoding HK97-gp10 family putative phage morphogenesis protein yields the protein MVKVKFKIEGMKELQKSLKKLGEVPQKHVTSSARKGMNIILKGARSNAPVDTGDLKRGMKLFGEKSRFKGKKVYRIIFDPTMNDIFQKKNAEGEITGYYPISQEYGFFSRNGRYIPGYRFIHDSMAGNAKQMERIVVDTMKTKIDQEIGKAGLK from the coding sequence ATGGTGAAGGTTAAGTTTAAGATTGAGGGCATGAAGGAGCTGCAAAAGAGTTTGAAAAAGCTTGGTGAAGTTCCTCAGAAGCATGTCACTTCATCGGCCCGTAAAGGTATGAATATTATTTTGAAGGGAGCTAGATCAAATGCCCCTGTCGATACCGGTGACCTGAAGCGGGGGATGAAGCTTTTCGGTGAAAAGTCACGCTTTAAGGGTAAGAAGGTATACCGCATCATATTTGATCCTACCATGAACGACATCTTTCAAAAGAAGAATGCGGAGGGCGAAATCACCGGTTACTACCCTATTTCCCAGGAATATGGTTTTTTTTCCCGAAATGGCAGATATATTCCCGGATATAGGTTTATCCACGATAGCATGGCTGGTAATGCGAAACAAATGGAAAGAATTGTTGTGGACACCATGAAAACAAAGATTGATCAGGAGATCGGAAAGGCGGGACTGAAATAA
- the gp17 gene encoding tail completion protein gp17, which produces MEKELRYELEKAIPELAGNIYPTNAPEASKRPYIVYTRVTTQRTKTLEGYTSKQALSYMFSIMATKYADMKALAEQVEAFLIALPGKDIGKDEIHVEDVKINNISETYEFELKVNRGILDFTIYF; this is translated from the coding sequence ATGGAAAAAGAGCTAAGGTATGAACTGGAAAAAGCAATCCCGGAGCTGGCCGGAAACATTTATCCAACTAATGCTCCGGAGGCGTCAAAACGTCCCTATATCGTCTATACCAGAGTCACAACGCAACGCACAAAGACGCTGGAGGGCTATACCAGCAAACAGGCGTTATCGTACATGTTTAGCATCATGGCGACAAAATATGCCGATATGAAAGCTCTGGCTGAGCAGGTGGAGGCCTTTCTAATCGCCCTGCCTGGCAAGGATATTGGGAAGGATGAGATTCATGTCGAGGACGTAAAAATTAATAACATAAGTGAAACCTATGAATTTGAGCTGAAAGTAAATCGTGGAATCCTTGATTTCACAATCTATTTTTAG
- a CDS encoding phage tail tube protein yields the protein MSDDVRRALGTKLKIGKTTPVAVAGLSSIGGLELSADTIDTTTLDSDGGYRTFIAGFKDAGEVSLEGFLIPATGKGQKELYDLFESGEVDDFVIEFPPETGTKWEFKGVVTGFSTSADLEDPLAFSATIKVSGKPTLTVGTGGSG from the coding sequence ATGAGTGATGATGTACGCAGAGCGCTAGGAACCAAGCTGAAAATAGGCAAAACCACTCCTGTGGCGGTGGCGGGGCTGTCCTCTATCGGGGGGCTGGAGCTGTCAGCCGACACAATAGATACAACTACGCTGGATAGTGATGGAGGATACCGAACTTTTATTGCTGGATTTAAGGATGCAGGAGAGGTATCTTTGGAAGGCTTCCTGATCCCGGCCACGGGAAAGGGACAAAAGGAATTGTACGACCTGTTTGAGAGCGGGGAGGTAGACGATTTCGTGATTGAGTTTCCTCCTGAAACAGGTACGAAATGGGAATTTAAGGGTGTTGTAACAGGGTTCTCTACGAGTGCAGATCTGGAGGATCCTCTGGCCTTTTCTGCAACGATTAAAGTCAGTGGCAAGCCAACCCTGACGGTGGGAACAGGAGGTAGCGGATAA
- a CDS encoding DUF4352 domain-containing protein translates to MKKILCLVSVLIMVFTLISCAQGEDAGSKQKKQADSRTLAEMVSVFQEKGIDGEVEEPLFQLVGAKAGAIFYMENSVVKIYEFESEKDYQKQKAEYTILEDMPVNGKFALETNSEKAEELFSSIDLELKILAELKNREIPTVSIGEVISDDRAEVTINKIEFSYDVLPDNTNSFYTHYPAESGKVYIHVDTDVKNIQKQELNCDEVMSVKIDYDNGYKYTAFSVPEDSSTGFGYSTSIAPLTSLGVHFMAECPQEVEESQKPVKVIFLLGNDEYEYVIR, encoded by the coding sequence ATGAAGAAAATTTTATGTCTAGTGTCTGTTTTAATTATGGTATTTACACTTATATCTTGCGCTCAAGGAGAGGATGCAGGTTCTAAGCAAAAAAAGCAGGCAGATAGCAGAACGTTAGCTGAGATGGTCTCAGTTTTTCAAGAAAAAGGGATTGATGGAGAAGTAGAGGAGCCATTATTTCAGTTAGTGGGGGCAAAGGCAGGGGCCATATTTTATATGGAAAATTCAGTTGTGAAGATTTATGAATTTGAAAGTGAAAAAGACTATCAAAAACAAAAAGCTGAATATACAATCCTGGAGGACATGCCTGTTAATGGTAAATTTGCTTTAGAGACCAACAGTGAGAAAGCTGAAGAATTGTTTTCTTCTATTGACCTGGAATTAAAAATACTCGCTGAATTAAAGAATAGAGAGATTCCGACGGTAAGTATAGGAGAGGTGATTTCAGACGATAGGGCAGAGGTGACTATAAATAAAATAGAGTTTTCCTATGATGTTCTCCCAGATAACACGAATTCATTCTATACGCATTATCCAGCAGAATCCGGAAAAGTATATATTCATGTAGATACAGATGTTAAAAACATTCAGAAGCAAGAGCTTAATTGTGACGAAGTCATGTCGGTAAAAATAGATTATGATAATGGCTATAAATACACAGCTTTTTCAGTACCAGAAGATTCTAGTACTGGATTTGGTTATTCTACTAGCATAGCACCTCTTACTTCCCTTGGTGTGCATTTTATGGCGGAGTGCCCTCAAGAGGTGGAGGAATCTCAAAAACCAGTAAAAGTCATTTTCCTTCTAGGCAATGATGAATATGAATATGTGATCAGATAG
- a CDS encoding SHOCT domain-containing protein encodes MGIFLVEKCSLCGNTDQGADIADGYLCRSCLKRCGPFLPHLALKTKNLKQAEKAMNLNEINKSRLSEFSATKVIGQCAEFDENNRYWMGLRNGPTKSWLDPIVYKFDDIVNFELLEDGESVTKGGLGMAAIGGLVYGGVGAIVGSVVGKKKTKSSVNSLKIKITVRNNDDPAAYIDIFNKKLMADSSLYRQYFSEAQEILSMLSIITESNKPCEPKTSVADELLKFKELLDAGILTQDEFNREKEKLLK; translated from the coding sequence ATGGGAATTTTCTTGGTAGAAAAATGCAGTTTGTGTGGGAATACGGATCAAGGCGCAGATATTGCAGATGGTTACCTATGTCGGAGTTGTCTGAAAAGGTGCGGGCCTTTTCTACCTCATCTGGCACTAAAAACAAAAAATTTAAAACAAGCGGAAAAAGCGATGAATCTTAATGAAATAAATAAAAGCCGACTTTCGGAGTTTTCGGCAACAAAAGTAATTGGGCAATGCGCAGAATTTGATGAAAATAATCGATACTGGATGGGATTAAGGAACGGACCTACGAAGTCATGGCTAGATCCTATAGTATATAAATTTGATGATATTGTTAATTTTGAATTGCTTGAAGATGGTGAGAGCGTTACAAAAGGCGGTTTGGGCATGGCAGCTATTGGAGGTCTTGTATATGGGGGCGTCGGAGCTATAGTTGGGAGTGTTGTTGGCAAAAAGAAGACGAAATCGTCCGTTAACAGTTTGAAAATTAAAATTACCGTGAGAAACAATGACGACCCAGCTGCTTATATTGATATTTTTAACAAGAAGTTGATGGCAGACTCTTCTCTATATAGACAATATTTTAGCGAAGCGCAAGAAATTTTATCAATGCTATCAATTATAACGGAATCAAATAAACCTTGTGAACCAAAAACATCTGTTGCTGATGAATTGTTAAAATTTAAGGAATTACTTGACGCAGGCATATTGACACAAGACGAATTTAATCGTGAAAAAGAAAAACTTTTAAAATAA